From Algoriphagus sp. NG3, the proteins below share one genomic window:
- a CDS encoding MBL fold metallo-hydrolase, protein MKVTFLGTGTSQGVPVIGCDCKVCRSLDFRDERFRTSIHIQVGELSLVIDTGPDFRSQMLRAGITKLDAVVYTHEHKDHTAGLDDIRPFNFKQQRDMPIFGRIQVLDQIRKEFSYIFAGTKYPGVPRVKTIEIDENPFTIQGITITPIPVMHYKLPVLGFRIGDFTYITDANYISEESLRLIEGTETLVLNALRRESHISHFTLAEAISVAKRTGAKQTYFTHISHQLGLHSAVEEELPEGIALAYDGLQLTLG, encoded by the coding sequence TTGAAAGTTACTTTTTTAGGAACCGGCACCTCTCAGGGAGTACCGGTGATAGGATGTGATTGTAAAGTATGTAGATCGCTGGATTTCAGAGACGAGAGATTCAGGACATCGATACATATCCAAGTCGGCGAATTATCTCTTGTAATTGATACTGGGCCGGACTTCAGAAGCCAGATGCTCAGGGCAGGGATCACCAAGCTAGATGCTGTGGTATATACTCATGAGCACAAGGATCACACCGCAGGTCTGGATGATATCCGCCCCTTTAACTTTAAGCAACAAAGGGATATGCCCATTTTCGGCAGGATTCAGGTTTTAGACCAGATCAGGAAAGAGTTCTCCTATATTTTTGCAGGAACAAAGTATCCCGGTGTTCCAAGAGTGAAGACTATTGAAATCGATGAGAACCCCTTTACCATCCAGGGAATCACCATCACTCCTATACCGGTGATGCATTATAAGCTGCCCGTCCTTGGTTTCAGGATCGGTGATTTCACTTATATCACCGATGCAAACTATATTTCAGAAGAATCTCTTAGATTAATAGAAGGTACGGAAACCCTGGTCCTTAATGCCTTGCGGAGAGAATCCCACATTTCCCATTTTACGCTGGCAGAAGCTATAAGTGTAGCCAAGAGGACCGGAGCAAAGCAGACTTATTTCACGCATATATCCCATCAATTAGGCTTGCATAGTGCAGTCGAAGAAGAATTACCAGAAGGGATAGCCTTGGCCTATGACGGGCTTCAGCTAACTTTGGGATAA
- a CDS encoding response regulator, with amino-acid sequence MNDSKKILVGEDSSIILNLTKSILSFENYQMKAAKNGKQVLEMLEKEDFDLILMDLNMPVLDGTTCTKMIRNLSDETKSKLPIIAITGNMSNYTMDEFRRLGFDDFIQKPLDYDKLLATVKKFLS; translated from the coding sequence ATGAATGACTCCAAAAAAATTCTCGTCGGCGAAGACAGTTCTATAATTCTAAACTTGACGAAGAGTATTCTTTCTTTTGAAAATTATCAGATGAAAGCAGCGAAAAATGGCAAGCAGGTACTGGAAATGCTTGAAAAAGAAGATTTCGATCTAATCCTAATGGATCTCAACATGCCTGTACTGGACGGAACTACCTGTACCAAAATGATCCGGAATTTATCAGATGAAACTAAATCTAAACTTCCTATAATTGCCATTACGGGCAATATGAGTAATTATACAATGGATGAGTTCAGGAGACTAGGTTTTGATGACTTCATACAGAAGCCACTGGACTATGACAAACTACTGGCTACGGTAAAGAAATTTCTGAGTTGA